DNA sequence from the Trichocoleus desertorum ATA4-8-CV12 genome:
TCGGCGGGGTAAGCTGACCAACCACAAAGTCTACGGTGAAGATATTGCGATCTTGGCTGGAGACGGGCTACTAGCCTATGCCTTTGAGTTTATTGCTACGCAAACCCAAAACGTACCTGCGGAACAGATTCTTAAAGTGATTGCTCGGCTAGGTCGGGCAGTAGGTGCCGCAGGATTGGTAGGGGGCCAAGTGGTGGATCTAGAGTCTGAAGGACAGCCTGATGTCTCTTTAGAAACGCTCAATTTTATTCATAATCATAAGACCGCCGCTTTACTAGAGGCATCTGTCATTTCCGGGGCTTTGTTGGCAGGAGCCGCAGAAGTAGATCTAGAACGGTTGTCTCGCTATGCCCAAAATATTGGTTTAGCCTTCCAGATCGTTGACGATGTGTTGGATATTACCGCAACCCAGGAAGAGTTGGGTAAAACCGCAGGTAAAGATCTACAAGCTCAGAAAGCGACTTATCCTAGCTTTTGGGGAATTGAAGAATCTCGGAACCAGGCTCAGCGACTGGTGGAATCGGCCAAGTCAGAGTTGGCGACCTACGGTGAAAAAGCCCAACCACTGATGGCGATCGCTGACTTCATCACCGCCCGTACCCATTAAGCCTTCTGTGGCCGTATGTTGGATTTTAGATTTCCTAGTATCAACTCCAAAATCCAAAATCTAAAATCCAAAATCTGATCGACGTTC
Encoded proteins:
- a CDS encoding polyprenyl synthetase family protein produces the protein MVLTDETHLSQPQSPFDLSAYLSEWQVQVEAALDHSIEVVYPEKIYEAMRYSLMAGGKRLRPILCLATCTLLGGTADMAMPTACALEMVHTMSLIHDDLPAMDNDDYRRGKLTNHKVYGEDIAILAGDGLLAYAFEFIATQTQNVPAEQILKVIARLGRAVGAAGLVGGQVVDLESEGQPDVSLETLNFIHNHKTAALLEASVISGALLAGAAEVDLERLSRYAQNIGLAFQIVDDVLDITATQEELGKTAGKDLQAQKATYPSFWGIEESRNQAQRLVESAKSELATYGEKAQPLMAIADFITARTH